One segment of Ricinus communis isolate WT05 ecotype wild-type chromosome 8, ASM1957865v1, whole genome shotgun sequence DNA contains the following:
- the LOC8282319 gene encoding probable polygalacturonase At3g15720, which produces MDLYTLFLVLCMASLSSSKVPGLLNVVDFGAAGDGRKDDSQAFMQAWQAACKATQEIILKVPATRTFLLKPVKFIGPCRSPRIHFWIQGDIVAPSQISEWSTPYMDSWIVFVNVNGLGVVGSGQIDGRGSDWWDCAVKTQCPRPMGMKFHFCKNIQIGGLKIINSPSRFLSVSHCDDVLISNLKIINPETSPNTDGMDLTHSTNIHVKDCHISTGDDCIAILSGCSHINITGVSCIQGHGISIGSMGNHGDYDTVEEVHVRNCTFGPALNGAHIKTWQGGSGYVRNVLFENITLLNTSNPINIDQYYCPRGNCAEQASAVKVSGITFTKFKGSSFTDPAINIACSETVGCSNIVLDNIDITPSSGIKKVGSKCINAHGRSGSTVPSVDCLSKY; this is translated from the exons ATG GATCTTTACACTCTATTCCTGGTCTTGTGCATGGCTTCATTGAGTTCAAGCAAGGTTCCTGGTCTTCTAAATGTAGTTGATTTTGGAGCTGCTGGAGATGGAAGAAAAGATGATTCTCAA GCTTTTATGCAAGCATGGCAAGCAGCATGCAAAGCTACACAAGAAATTATTCTGAAAGTGCCAGCAACAAGAACGTTTTTACTAAAGCCGGTGAAATTTATCGGTCCATGCAGGTCCCCTAGAATTCACTTTTGG ATTCAAGGGGATATAGTAGCACCAAGTCAAATATCAGAATGGAGTACACCGTACATGGATAGCTGGATTGTCTTTGTAAATGTAAATGGACTCGGTGTTGTTGGCAGTGGACAAATTGATGGCCGTGGCTCTGACTGGTGGGATTGTGCAGTG AAGACTCAGTGCCCCAGACCTATG GGCATGAAATTCCATTTCTGCAAAAACATTCAAATCGGAggattgaaaataataaacagTCCATCTAGGTTTCTGTCTGTATCTCACTGTGATGATGTGTTAATCTCCAaccttaaaattattaacccTGAAACAAGCCCTAATACTGATGGCATGGATCTTACTCACTCCACCAACATCCACGTTAAGGACTGTCACATATCCACAG GTGATGACTGCATTGCAATTCTTTCTGGCTGCTCCCACATTAACATAACTGGGGTATCATGCATTCAAGGCCATGGTATAAG TATTGGTAGCATGGGAAATCATGGAGATTATGACACAGTGGAAGAAGTACATGTGAGAAATTGTACTTTTGGACCGGCTTTAAATGGAGCACATATCAAGACATGGCAG gGAGGATCTGGATATGTCAGGAATGTcctatttgaaaatattacaTTGTTAAACACTTCCAATCCAATCAATATTGATCAATATTACTGCCCCAGAGGCAACTGTGCTGAACAG gcAAGTGCCGTCAAAGTAAGCGGTATTACATTCACAAAATTCAAAGGAAGTTCGTTCACAGACCCAGCAATCAACATAGCTTGCAGTGAAACTGTAGGGTGCTCTAATATTGTACTTGATAACATCGACATTACTCCTTCAAGTGGAATCAAGAAGGTTGGATCAAAATGCATCAATGCCCATGGAAGATCTGGCTCCACTGTTCCTTCAGTTGATTGTTTATCCAAATATTAG